A section of the Streptomyces sp. CG1 genome encodes:
- a CDS encoding sensor histidine kinase translates to MSVPSANIKGMGEYDVLAAALAVASAAVLGLTVALVRTRRRWRAAVGERGWLLERERESATQAAIAAERDRIARELHDIVSHNVSLMVVQASAAREVLGTMPDEAAKALRAVEDAGRGAMTDLRHLLGLLAPAQDGTDTDPGQSPGGAQAVSTPLTPQPGLDRLGLLVDRISFAGLPVEVRISGEPRPLPQGIDVTAYRIIQEALTNALRHGDGGKAEVTVRYADHALRVEVLNTGPSVLTGTAPATSGPAAAGTRRGLLGLRERVAVYGGDLDARRRLGGGYRVRARIPLDRP, encoded by the coding sequence ATGTCAGTGCCGTCTGCGAACATCAAGGGCATGGGGGAGTACGACGTGTTGGCGGCGGCGCTCGCGGTGGCGTCCGCGGCCGTTCTGGGGCTGACGGTGGCGCTGGTGCGCACCCGGCGCCGCTGGCGGGCGGCGGTCGGGGAGCGGGGCTGGCTGCTGGAGCGGGAGCGGGAGAGCGCGACACAGGCCGCGATCGCGGCCGAACGCGACCGGATCGCCCGCGAGTTGCACGACATCGTCAGTCACAACGTCAGCCTCATGGTCGTCCAGGCGAGCGCCGCGCGCGAGGTGCTGGGCACGATGCCGGACGAGGCGGCGAAGGCTCTGCGCGCCGTAGAGGACGCAGGCCGGGGCGCGATGACGGACCTCAGACATCTGCTGGGGCTGCTGGCCCCGGCGCAGGACGGCACGGACACCGACCCCGGCCAGAGCCCGGGCGGTGCCCAGGCGGTGAGCACACCCCTCACCCCCCAGCCCGGCCTGGACCGGCTCGGCCTGCTCGTGGACCGGATATCGTTCGCCGGGCTGCCCGTCGAGGTCCGCATCTCCGGCGAGCCGCGCCCACTGCCCCAGGGCATCGACGTGACCGCCTACCGCATCATCCAGGAGGCCCTGACCAATGCGCTCCGGCACGGCGACGGCGGCAAGGCGGAGGTGACCGTGCGATACGCCGACCACGCCCTGCGCGTCGAGGTCCTCAACACCGGCCCCAGCGTGCTGACCGGCACCGCCCCGGCCACCTCCGGACCGGCGGCCGCAGGCACCCGGCGCGGCCTGCTCGGCCTGCGTGAGCGGGTCGCCG
- a CDS encoding ABC transporter ATP-binding protein, with product MVTEVRTGDTVVRLDGVRKEYGETVALDGVSLEIRAGEAVAVMGPSGCGKSTLLNMIAGLDRPTAGGVVVHGEKVGELSEKGLALYRRRRVGMIFQFFNLIDDLSALDNVALAAQLTGTPARQARRRALELFEELGIAARRNAYPAVLSGGERQRVAVARALMNRPALLLADEPTGALDSRAGEQVMDLLIDLNQIGQTLVIVTHDEHLAQRCASRLVQLADGRVTGEHTLEPSA from the coding sequence ATGGTCACCGAGGTGAGAACGGGAGACACCGTCGTACGGCTCGACGGTGTGCGCAAGGAGTACGGCGAGACGGTCGCGCTCGACGGAGTGTCGCTGGAGATCCGGGCCGGGGAGGCGGTCGCGGTGATGGGCCCCTCGGGGTGCGGCAAGTCCACGCTGCTCAACATGATCGCCGGGCTGGACCGGCCGACGGCCGGCGGTGTCGTCGTACACGGCGAGAAGGTCGGGGAGTTGAGCGAGAAGGGGCTCGCGCTGTACCGGCGGCGCCGGGTCGGCATGATCTTCCAGTTCTTCAACCTCATCGACGACCTGTCGGCCCTGGACAATGTGGCGCTGGCCGCCCAGTTGACCGGAACTCCGGCCCGGCAGGCCCGGCGGCGGGCGCTGGAGCTGTTCGAGGAGCTGGGCATCGCCGCCCGGCGCAACGCCTACCCGGCGGTGCTCAGCGGCGGCGAGCGGCAACGGGTCGCCGTGGCACGGGCGTTGATGAACCGGCCCGCGCTGCTGCTGGCCGACGAGCCGACCGGTGCGCTGGACAGCCGGGCCGGGGAGCAGGTGATGGATCTGCTGATCGACCTGAACCAGATCGGCCAGACGCTCGTCATCGTCACGCACGACGAACATCTCGCGCAGCGCTGCGCGAGCCGTCTGGTGCAGTTGGCGGACGGGCGGGTCACCGGTGAGCACACCCTGGAGCCGTCGGCATGA